A window of Geotrypetes seraphini chromosome 16, aGeoSer1.1, whole genome shotgun sequence genomic DNA:
GCTCCCTACACCCCAGTAATAACTATCACCCCAACCCTCCTATCGCTCCTCACCCTAAGTCCTGAATATCAGCATACAATAACGTACTAAGAGCTCTTCCCCCTGATGAACAAGGGCACCTGGGTGAGCTCCGAGGATCAAGTGAATACTTGAGAAATCAGCTTGCATTTCCAGAAGTAAATCTAGACtaaatcttaagaacataacagcagccatactgggtcagaccaaaggtccatctagcccagtctccgtttccaacagtggcccatccaggtcacaATACCTGGcgcaaacccaaatagtagcaagattccatgcaactGATCCcgggacaagcagtggcttcccccatgtctgtctcaataacagactatggacttttcttccaggaacttgtccaagcctttcttgaaCCCAGTTACACTAACTGCTGTAACCACcttctctggcaacgagttccagaactATTCTTtgtgtacataagaattgctgctgctgggtcagaccaatggcccatcctGCCCAGccttccgctcacgcggcggccccaaggtcaagaccagtgctccaaatgagtccagtctcaccagtttagcatgaacttgtccaactttgtcttgaaaccctggagggtgttatcccctataacagactccggaagagcgttccagttttctaccactctctgtttcttttaaaagtattccaatgtaatttcatggagtgtcccctgGCTTTCGTATCATGAGGAACAAAATTTAGTTTGGAAGATTAGTTCATAGAGTGCCAAATCTCTGTGGAAGTGCTCTGTAAAATTCATGTCCAGCTTTCTGATTCAATACAAAATGGTATGGTCTAGAAGGGGATCCATGTAGCACACTAGAACACAATAAGAAAGGCAGCATCCGATAAACTGTTGGATAGAAATGTACCCAACCACTGGTCATTACTTTTGGGGCATCTGTTTGCACAcatttttatccaatttttaaagacattttCTACTTCAGATTCTTCTGCAACATGTAaacagccttcaactcataaccctactccctctgctcaccaccctagccagcagtttaaccctcccctctaactgtaacccctattctggcatcctgtttgtctggattgtttagattgcaagctcactcgagtagggactgtcttctctgtgactctgtacagcgctgcatatatcTGGTAGCGTTACAGGAAATCATtcatagtagtgtgaagagtttcagtctttgagaagaagagctgagattgtgatgtcataatgcctcattccaccaataagagacaacctcatcagtgatgtcacagtggctcaattgtcctgtactcccctctgccctccaacccagccagcagtttaacccTTCGCCTTAACTGGATCCATTACatcctgtttagactgtaagctctttggagcagggactgtcttctttgtgactatgTACAGCGCAGCGTgtgtctgatagcgctatagaaataattcataatagTAGTAGATTATCCAGTCTCAGGTTACCACAGCCACACTATCCCTCTGCCTTGCATCGGTTTTTCAAtactgctgttcctcccagctTTTCTGAGTCCTGTCTTCCTGTTTTTTCAGTACAAATGGCAGATCATATGGATACAGAAGGTGAGACATCACAAGTTGTGAACTCCTCTGTGGAAGATGAAACCAGCAGGCTCCCTGAAGCGGGAAAAGAGGCCTCTGAAGCCACACCAGTGATGCAGGAAGAAGTTGCTGAGAAAGAAAAAGTAATCAATGAATACAGAGCAGGTACTGATACAGATGAGAGAGGAGAGCATCCAGGCATGTCAGACAGCCTGCATGGTGACAACCGGGAGTCCTCCACAGTAAAGGAAGGTGAGCTTCAAGTGAGTAAGGGTGAATACGTCTCAGAAGACCATCTGGAGGCTCCTGAAACAATTTTTAAGGAAGCACAAACTACTGAACACACGCAACATGAAACTCTTGAGCAGGGGAGTCAGGCTACGTGGTTTACAGATTGTCATGCAGACAAGCATGGGAATGTGCAGGAAGGAAAGGAATCAGCGAAGACCAATCACGAAGATGACAAGAAAGAAGAAACAGAGACCAAAAAATGTCCAGGAGATGATACCACCCCCTACCTTACTAAGAATGAAGCACTCAATATTAAATCTGAAAGAGACGACAGCTATCTTGAAATGAAAGAGTTGTGCCAAGAAGCTCCTACTGTAGCTCCAGAAAACCTTACCACAACTGAAAACAACTCTACTCTTTCCCAAGAAGCCTCCACCCACCAACACCCTACTATGCCTCAAGACAATCCCATTATAACCCAGGAAATTCCTACCATACCTCCAGAAGACCTTACCACACAAGACCCTACTGCAACCGAAGAAAATCCTACTCTATCCCAAGAAGCCACCACCCACCAACACCCTACTGTGCCTCAAGATGACCCCACTACAACCCAAGAAATTCCTACCATACCTCCAGAAGACCTTACCACACAAGACCCTACTGCAACTGAAAACAACCCTACTCTATCCCAAGAAGCCACCATATCCCAAGCCAACTCTACCAAGATTCAAGAAGGCCATGCTATATCCCATAAACCTGCAGAAGATTCCAACACACAAAACCCTACTGCAATAGATGATTTGACTGCATCTCAAGCGATCACATGCCAAGAAGGCAACTCAGATACCACAGAGGTGGACTCCACTTTTTTGGAAAAAGCACAGCACGGAGGCACTAGTTTTAGTCCACCAGagggaactgaagagagtactCAACCCCTTGGAAGGGGGCTGCAACATTCCGAAGACTACAACACAACAGCTGAAGGCACCACCAGAGGCCCATCCCCATTAGACATCACCACTGAGCTCTCTCTCAGCAGTTCACAGCACGTGCCCAAGATCCAGGCATGTCCTGAAGAAAGCCACCCTCCTTCAGAGAGCATCACAGACGTTCTCCTTGGAGACTCGGCACAGCAAAAACTGCACAGTGCCAGCGAACAAGATCAGCAGGCTAGCATGGGTGAAGAGCCACAGGAGGCACACCAGTCTTCCAACTGTTTACATGTCCCAGAAGAAAATACCACTGCGAAGTGCTGCGAGATGAAATGTGTGGAAAGCTCAGAAGCTCAGAATGAAGAAACCGTGAACAGCAAGGATGCAGAAGGGCTCCAAAGCACAGAAGAACCAATGGAGGAGAAGGTAAGATTTGTTTGGGAGGGTTTTGTACATTATATTTATTGATGAAAAATATTCAATGCAACAGAACAAAACAGATATATGAAAACAGTATGGAGAGAGAGCAGAACAAATAGATTGTTTTCATGTTTCTGTCCCCTCCCCAAGCTCGAGTACAGCTCCCAACCAGCCAGAAAATCCAGACAAACAGCATAGTTACAATCAAGACAATATGGTAAGATTTGTTTTTAACAAAGAAGCAAGGTAGGATGTGCCTCCCACTGAACAGAACACAGAGCTATAAGTTTGCAACACATTCCCCTATAACGCAAGTTCTAAACCCTGTCTGCTAAAAGACCACATTCTTGGAGATCACACCTAGTCTAGATTTTGAACTTGGTGCACTGTGGTATCGGTATTCCCAGCTCCTTCACGTGAACTCGGTGGCTGCTGGGCTACCCGAGTCTCTGTGCAAGAACCAAGTGTCACTTATCATCTCTGCGCAGTTTTCTCACCCATACCAAAATTACTTTTTCCAGCATGCAGGattccagaaggaaagccagTTCTGGATCCACCTCCTGTGAGAAAATTCCTAGAATGCATTAACGTGGGAGCTGAAAAGCCATATCAGCTCGCTGCTTCCTTATTCCTCTACTGTGAACCCCCTAACCCATCCCTAAAATCTCTGCTGCAGGCAGCCATgatcagaaacatagaaacatgatggcagataaaggccaaataaaccattcgcagtaaccattctctcttcctctctctaacagatcccacgttttcttgaaatcagacagtctctgtctccgccaCCTCTTCGGGGAGACTGATCTACACATCTACCACTTTCTGTAATCACATCGGTACACCTTTCTTACAAAAATGCAAACCAGATTCTAGGTCTTAGGTGTACTATGCGACATTGTGCTAAACACGTCTGCCTTCAGCAATGGGAGAAACAGGAGGGAAAAATCTGCTTAAAGATCTCTCAGCGTTATCTTTTTAAGTACACTCCGACAGTACATGCAGCAACAGGCTTGAAGGCACAATAAATGGAGAGTTCCTACCCAAGAGAGCTTAAAAGGCAAAATGCTGAACTCTTACCTGCTTCTGTTATAAGGCAACTGCCCCTCCTTCCTGTAGGCAGATATCGTTTGGTCTGAAAATTCTTCCTTTTATAAACACCAACCGAACAGGCAGTTCCTGTACAAGTGCAGCACTGTCTAgctcagtggctcccaaccctgtcctggaggaccaccaggccaattgggttttcagactagccctaatgcataggcatgagagagatttgcatataaaggaagtgacaggcatgcaaatctgctccatgcatactcattaggggtagcctgaaaacccaattggcctggtggtcctccaggacagggttggggaccactgctctagatctcatgcattttgcACGCTCTGCGTTTCACTGGAGTCTCCCCTGGCATTTACGACCGCCGGGCCTCATTCGTTTTTCTAGAGCCTCCTCTgttgcagtggcgtagcgagggcgagAGGTGCCTGGGACGGTGGCCCTCACCTgcacacgctccttccctgccccctcctgccgcacGCACGCCACTTTCCTTCccctgtaacgttcctggcgtgagcagcaactccaaagctgctgtcgcgccagctcttcctctgacgtcactttgtaggcacaggtccaggaagcAACGTTGGAGGAAGAGCCAGTGCTGACGCAATAGCAGGTTAGGGGTTGATGGAACAttagaggtgtgggggaagggaagccgtGCACatgcgccggggggggggaggggggcagagaggataggcgcctgtgcccccccccccattcctatGCCACTGCTCTGTTATTTTCGTTTGCCTGTTTTGAGAGGTCACCGAGCTGTTCCTCTATTTCTCTCAAAGGCACCGGAAAGAAAGCGTCAAGACCAGCCTTGCGGAAACAACTACCCAGGCCCAGTCCACCTTTACGAAAACACGAGAACTGCCATTGAGATTTTTGactcctgtttttctttctttcagcagGATGGGTCCGAGATGTGACGTGAGGATCCAGGCATTTAACACGACAGCAGCACTGCAAAGACCAAACCGTGGCTTTAACGGTAATACTGCTGCAGTCACAAGAGAATTCGGAAACTAGACACAGCTTTCTGTAGAAGCATCAACACTAATTAAACTAACAAACCCCGTTTGCCTTGTCATATAAGTTTCTGAGCATTTCCTGTTCCTTAAAGGAAAACTTTAGAGTCAGGGCCTGGTCAATCTTCCATCATCTTATAATTTAGTTTATTATACTTGAAGACCAAACTCTCTCAGCggtttacttttttaaaaaaaccccactggaaaggaactacataaataaaagccCAAAGCCCACCCCTAAAAACATACCCTTCAAAATTCCAATCGATTACGGCACTCCTAGCCCAGATTACATCAAGGGTGGGGAAATCAGAAATCTCTCTGGTTTAAAAATGCCAGTGCAATGTATTTCTAAATATTAGAATACGTCCTAATAATGTccttgcctagggttaccagatgtttcagaaaaccaagacatgtcctctttttagaggactggactttccaaaacccagcagttatgtccggattttggaaagttccaagctccagccatgtctggagggcctccaagtgtgcgcggatgacgtcacacgcatccgtgcatgctcagaggccctcaagATGCGGCCTGaagctcagggaagaagagatgagggggggttgggggggagctgggggcagaatgggtcCCAGGTTTTTACATTGCTAAATACGGTAATTCTACCCTTGCCTCATACAATTCATGGTTAAAGGCCTTCAGGAAAGGCAATCATTTGCCTGCAGAGAGTGAGTTCCTGCTCACAAGGGATGCCATTTCTATGGTCAGGGAGGAGAGAAACCGTTACTCATAACCCTGAACTACGCACTGCTCTCCAGTATGTTATTCCAAAAAATAAATTGTAACCCTGTAACCAAAGTGTGTGATTGAATGTCCTTACAAGcttcctaaagcaacaaaaatctttcaataaagtttctttttcatcttttcatgtGGTCTCTGATTTTGGTGGGGTCAAGTGGACTCAGTTGgaaaaagagggaagggaagaaaggatgGCATGCTGATCCGCCAGATCCTGTTCCTTTGATCCCATCTTGGGGAACACATCCGCTCCCCGGGAACAGGGAAGCCTTACACTCCCTCCCCCATCAAATGAAGAAGAGATGGGTCCAGGTGTCTCTGTGCCATCCACAGCTATGCCACTGGCTGTAAAAAAGGCTTTAATCCAAACATAAACTGGAGTGGGGGAGTACTTATTTTTTATTCTTATACATATATACAGCCTAAAACAAAACAGAAGTAAGATTGTAATACATTTCCATACAGCAAAtgaaaattggagggggggggggagacagagttGGAGAATGCTGTAGGTTAAGGAGTTACTGGTAATATAATTCCAGGTTCATGCCGTCATGGATCTCATCTGCAAGGAAGAGTTAAGGGCTGTTTTGTACCTGAATAAGCACAGCCTGCTTCAGTGATTCTCTGGCACCAAGAAGGCTACAGTGTTTTTGAATTGGGTTATGTGATAGAGAGGTTGCTGTTGGCACAAAGTTATGAATCAAAAGGCCTGGTGGTAAACTGTGTTGAAGACCCTGCTCTCAGAGCTTTATCAGACCCAGCTGGAACCTGGTCCACCACCCACATCCCCCTGGCCACATTTTTCACAGTTAGAAAGGATACAGTCATTTAGTGTAACGTGGTCCTTAAAAATTGTGTACCTGAAACAGAATGAAAAAGGCACGTCAGAAGTGACCTGTTCAACTCTGCTGCCTTTTGAAGCTGAACACACGTGGTCTTATTTCTCCCTATCCCTTTTCAAGCCTCCAACTGTTGTCAACCCCTGTATGCGTAACCCTCATTTCTAATCCCGGTCAAGTTATCTCCCTGTGAATCCAGCTGAAAAGAAAGCTCTTGGATTCGTCTGATGAACAAATTAAAAGCAATCAATATCTGCTCCGTGCCATTGCATTTAGTCACCAGTAGGAGGCAGTCTAATGAtcagtgcagtgggctgagaccTGGGGAAATGGATTCAATTAAGCGCACAATCTATACAGGCATTTAGAGAGAAAAACCATTTTCCACGCTATAATATACTCCCTCTATTCTATAATTGTTTCACTTAATAATTGTGCAGTCTATAATGTAAGTGAAA
This region includes:
- the LOC117349898 gene encoding enolase-phosphatase E1-like isoform X1, whose translation is MADHMDTEGETSQVVNSSVEDETSRLPEAGKEASEATPVMQEEVAEKEKVINEYRAGTDTDERGEHPGMSDSLHGDNRESSTVKEGELQVSKGEYVSEDHLEAPETIFKEAQTTEHTQHETLEQGSQATWFTDCHADKHGNVQEGKESAKTNHEDDKKEETETKKCPGDDTTPYLTKNEALNIKSERDDSYLEMKELCQEAPTVAPENLTTTENNSTLSQEASTHQHPTMPQDNPIITQEIPTIPPEDLTTQDPTATEENPTLSQEATTHQHPTVPQDDPTTTQEIPTIPPEDLTTQDPTATENNPTLSQEATISQANSTKIQEGHAISHKPAEDSNTQNPTAIDDLTASQAITCQEGNSDTTEVDSTFLEKAQHGGTSFSPPEGTEESTQPLGRGLQHSEDYNTTAEGTTRGPSPLDITTELSLSSSQHVPKIQACPEESHPPSESITDVLLGDSAQQKLHSASEQDQQASMGEEPQEAHQSSNCLHVPEENTTAKCCEMKCVESSEAQNEETVNSKDAEGLQSTEEPMEEKQDGSEM
- the LOC117349898 gene encoding enolase-phosphatase E1-like isoform X2 — encoded protein: MADHMDTEGETSQVVNSSVEDETSRLPEAGKEASEATPVMQEEVAEKEKVINEYRAGTDTDERGEHPGMSDSLHGDNRESSTVKEGELQVSKGEYVSEDHLEAPETIFKEAQTTEHTQHETLEQGSQATWFTDCHADKHGNVQEGKESAKTNHEDDKKEETETKKCPGDDTTPYLTKNEALNIKSERDDSYLEMKELCQEAPTVAPENLTTTENNSTLSQEASTHQHPTMPQDNPIITQEIPTIPPEDLTTQDPTATEENPTLSQEATTHQHPTVPQDDPTTTQEIPTIPPEDLTTQDPTATENNPTLSQEATISQANSTKIQEGHAISHKPAEDSNTQNPTAIDDLTASQAITCQEGNSDTTEVDSTFLEKAQHGGTSFSPPEGTEESTQPLGRGLQHSEDYNTTAEGTTRGPSPLDITTELSLSSSQHVPKIQACPEESHPPSESITDVLLGDSAQQKLHSASEQDQQASMGEEPQEAHQSSNCLHVPEENTTAKCCEMKCVESSEAQNEETVNSKDAEGLQSTEEPMEEKDGSEM